From the genome of Nicotiana tabacum cultivar K326 chromosome 2, ASM71507v2, whole genome shotgun sequence:
ACTGTTTATACTGTCATGACCCTAATGAAACACTCAACCACATCTTTCTCACATGTCCTAATGTataaaactattggaaaaatcTAGGTCTACAAGCTACAACTAATATGTTGAATCGATTTCCCACTCCATCTCTGTAACTTCATCTACTTTTCAAGGGAAGAAATAAACATATGCCCCACAACCTCCATCCATACATATTCCTCTCTTTTAGTTTATGGAACATGTGGACTACACGGAATATAAATTCTTTTGaatatagaaaaaataatatCCCTGCACATCATATAATCAATCAAGCTATAGAATTTACTTATTGTGCGACAAAGTCTATTGCTAAAACTCCTAAAGTACAAATTAATGTCAAATAGATTCCTCCAAAACCAAATTATTACAAATTAAATACTGATGGAGCAGTCTATCATCAATCTGAAAATTCCGGCATAGGGGGGCTCATTCGGGATGCTCAGGGAACTTGGATTACGGGGTTTGCTGGTAATATCACTACAAAAAACAACATGGAAGCAGAATTACATGCACTTTTCCATGGATTACAGTTAGCAATTAAGTTTAATTTGGTTCCACTTGAAGTAAACATTGACGCCTCAGAGGTAATCACATTTTTAAGAAATGAAAATCTCCTCTACACTAATATCATCTATGATTGCAGGCACCTGCTCCAGCAGTTTCATGATCCACATATCATACATGTGTACAGAGAGCAAAACGAGGTAGCAGATAGGTTAGCCAAGCAAGGTTGTACGATGAAGTACTCAGCAGCACCAACATTTTTTTGTCTCACCGCCCATTTTTGTTATCGAACAACTAAGAGCAGATCAGTCAGGTGCTACAACTCTCCGGAAAGTATCACCCGCTCAAGTATGACAATCTGTCAGGCTTGACACTTAAACACCACCTTTTGCTCCACATCTGACGGACTTGTTGGCAATAGACATTCTCCCTCCGCAACATGGTACTGCACATGGAGTTGCTGTAGTAGAAAACTCCCCTTTTTATAATGATCTTTTGGATCAACACACCACAATAGATGTTAGTATCATTTCTACTAATAGTATTTATAGTATTAGTACTTCGGTACATCCCAACACCAACCTCTCTATAATATATCTTTATAATTAATATAAGCTTATCTTTActacccaaaaaaaaaaccaaacacCGTACACCGCAAAGTTAAAAAGAGCAGAAAGCGGAGATCTAAACTTGAGGTTCCAAAACGCCCACCGACTAATCCTCATGACCTCATCTAAcgtctttcattttttttccttatatACTAGTACTAGTAATAATTGGACAGTGTCACTTCCATTTTCCAAACTCGAAACAGACGGAAGCACACACGTCCTCCTCTCATTTTCCCTCCCATCTTTAGCTTTACGTAAGcattactctctctctctctctctctctctctctctctctctctctctctctcttttctggGTCATTTTCTATTGAGTTACGCATTATCTCGATTCCTTTTTATGCTTCTGAATTCTCTGTTTTTTTTTGCTGATTAGTTTTAAACAGTAGCTGATTGTTTTGATCGACTGATTGATTTACAGTAAGAAGAAAACGTAAGAAATGGTGGCGTTCAAGGTTACTCGCGTCGGGACGACGCCGTTTGATGGCCAGAAACCTGGAACTTCTGGTCTCCGGAAGAAGgtaattgaataaaaataaatagaacaGACAAAGCAATGCAACTCACGTGTTTAAGACTTCGTTCTTATGCCGCATTCCTGTAGGATTCACGTTGATCTCCTTCTATTTTATCTGAATCACTGACATTGTTTTTGCTCAATTTTTTGTTCCAAAGATTTTCTGTACAGGTGCTGAATTCGATCTGTTGTATTGAATGCCTTTTGTTTCATTGCTTATATTTCTGACATTACTGATCTTTCTGCAAATGTACACTTAATAACATCTTATGACTGTCGATCAGCAGCTATAAATCTAAGGGATATGTGTACATTAGCTAATGGGATCTGTATATATGGAATGATGTGAACTCTGTGGATGAATCTGATAATTTTGTTGTTTGATGCaaaattgtttaattttttaaGTTTCTTTGTTTTTTCAGCAGAGTTTATGTACAGTACATGCTAATACAATTGACATACGTTTCATCTAGTTGATACCACTGAATATAACTTAATTATCTTAAAGCTTCATGCTTgctttttgtgtgtgtgtgtgtgtgtgtgtgtgtgtgtgtgtgtgtgtgtgtgtgtgtggttaTCTAAGCTGCTTAAATTTGAATACCGACTCTCTCTTCATGCTTTCTATATTGCGAATCAATCAGTATATGATTTGTAACCAATTTCAAAGTTTTTACAAGTTACAAGCAACAATCAAGATTCAAGTAGGCTTCTTGGCCGgttcaaatatataattggtAAAAAAATATTTGGAGACAGACATAAAGTATGCTTCTAGTCTAGcctcttcttctttagattcatTTTTCACAAAAGTATTATTGATTGTGCTCGTGTCAACACAGAGAAATGAATATATTTACGTATTAAATATTAAAAGTGATCTAGATAAAATGGTCAAAATTCTGTTTTATCTTGTTAACTTCTCATGATTATGTCCCAACTTGTGCGGAATTACTAATTGTGTGACTTAAGCACTTATGTACTATCATTCTCTTGTATTCAAATTGCTTTGAATTGTTGAGTCTAACATGAAGCTGCATGAACTGTTTCAGGTGAAGGTGTTCACACAACCTCATTACTTGCAAAACTTTGTTCAGGCAACATTCAATGCCCTTGGATCTGACAAAGTCAAAGGTAAGAAATTTGATATCCTaatctttttcatgaatttctttaaaattttatatGGCATGAGAGATTAGATATATGCTACCCTTGTTAGTCCCCTTCTTggtaatttcatttttttcatctCTAAAGGTGCCACACTTGTTATTTCTGGTGATGGCCGCTACTTCTCCAAGGATGCTATCCAGGTAAAATTTTATCAAAAATTTTTCCAAGGAATTCTTTGGTTTAGACTGTTATAtcttcttcataatcaatatactgaaatattttataatttcCTCTCCTTATGGTACATTCTGAAACTGAAACACAGTTTCTCATTTCATGTTTTTTTATGGAGACCCCATATTTCACTAGcacaataattaaatttggaGTACTGATGAGTGTAGGGTGGTTTTTGTGAAGAGCTGTTGACAGCTTAACATGTCTATATCTGCTTCGTTACAGGTCATTACAAAAATGGCTGCAGCAAATGGAGTAAGACGTGTTTGGGTCGGTCAACATGGACTTATGTCCACTCCTGCTGTATCAGCTGTTGTTCGCGATAGAGTCGGGGCTGATGTAAGCCCTCTGCCGCTAAAAGCTACATCGGATTTTTGTCTTAATTGTATGTAGCCCTTACATGATTCCACGATCAGTTAATGCCTGATCCTGAACACAGGGGTCCAAAGCTAATGGGGCATTTATATTGACAGCAAGTCACAACCCAGGTGGCCCTCACGAGGTAACTACCAGTAATATTTTCTTTAAGGATATTTCTTCCATTCTAAAGCATTTGTACTTCATCTTTGTTTTCACATTATCAAATGTAAAAAGTTGGCGATCGAAGGATTTGACTAGCTTCATGGTCTTTCTAGGAGCCCATATTATAGACAATTGTAAAGGATGTTTTGCATTCTCGTTTCACTTTGAAGCTTGTGGCATCAAATTTTGCTCCTGCTATAACTTGCTTGTAgtgccttttttctttttttcttttggggtATAATAATCATTGCATGTAATTCTCGTTTTGTCAGAATTCAAAGTGCCGTTGTTAATTACAGAAAACTCATTTTCGGTCAGCCTTTATACGTTTTATTAGTTTGCTTCAGAGGTCTTCACATGGATATgctttaatatatttttaacatGGATTTTGAGTCACTGAGTGTATTTCTCTATTGGTGAAAACTATTGCTGATTGAGTCTAATCGTTAAATCACTCTCTGCAGCCTTAAATAGCTTTATAGTTCGAGTAATTTCCAATCCTTATGTTACAGTGTTCTGTCTTTCAAAGAGGATTGTATCTTCTCATTTGCTTCTTTGGAGACCCATTTGTCTTTCATGTCAGGGATTttgtggggggtgggggtgggaggAAGGAATCACACAAAGTGTTGTTTCAACTGTAAGTGGATGCATGCAACTTGATACATGCTATCTAAACATGTTTATTCTGAAGGGGGAAAGAGAGAAACGTGGGAAGATGCAGCACGATTGTTTGCAAATTAATTGTAAAATCTCCTATTGCAGTTTCTTGAATAACTTGATGATAACTATTACTAGCTTTGACTGATGGTTCAAGGTTCTTTCCATATTTTCACTTATAGGATTTTGGAGTTAAGTACAACATGGAAAATGGTGGACCTGCGCCAGAAGGTGTTACTAATAAGATCTATGAGAACACTACGACAATAAAGGAGTATTTGATCGCAGAGGGCCTGCCTGATGTAGAATCTACTTTTTAACTATTATATTTAAATGTGCATTTAAGTGCTTATTTTGATTGATCAAGGTACTCTTCTGACAATGCCCTATTTGAATTGAGGTGGACATCTCTAAAACTGGCGTTTCAAGCTTTGAGGGTCCAGATGGGAAATTTGATGTTGATGTCTTCGATTCAACTATTGATTATGTGAAACTGATGAAGTATGAATTAAACCCCCCGCCCTCtctattattttttcttatttttttcttttgggcATATCATTCAATATGTGTTTGTCTTCTTTTAGATCGGATGTATGTCAAATATGTTCATGTCAAGTTCAAACGATAATTTAGAGCAGCCATTATACCGCCGTTGCTGAATGTGTAGTGCCATTCCCTTCCATAGTATTAAGGGTGTATGATGGAACTAGGGGTTGATGCGTGCatcttcaattttttaatttacgGGAAGCAGTTGTTTTGTGATTGCCAAAACTCACCTTATCATCATCATTTATTTGATAGAGTAATATCTTATTCTTGTAAAATCGCCAGTGATCCAGGTATTCTTAATGGTCGCACTTCTGATTCAAAACTTGATCTGTCGCTTCTATTTCCAGGTCAATATTTGACTTCCTATCAATCCAGAAGTTGCTCTCTTCTCCAAAATTTGGTTTCTGGTATGTGTGTAGAGACCTTGTGATGCAATGTTGCAGCATATCATCTCATAAGTTACCTATTCCTGTTAAATGTATCTTCTGGATACTAACATCTTTATATACCATAGTTATGACGCACTTCATGGTGTTGCTGGATATTATGCTAAACGCATCTTCGTGGAGGAGCTTGGTGGAAAAGAAAGCTCTCTACTGAACTGTGTTCCTAAGGTCATTTCCTTTTCCCTGCATTGTGATTCTTCTTCTCAATGAATTGTTATCTCTATGTTTTCCTCTTAACAACTATTTCTACCATCAAGCCTTACAGTCTAGATGTACCGGGGATCACCATAATGGGTgtgggtttgattctcactggatccTTTTCCTCCCCCTTTCCCAATGTAATAGGAAGAGATTTAAAGAAAAAAGTTATATTTCTGACATTTTTCTGTATACCTAATTGAATCAGGAGGACTTTGGTGGAGGACATCCAGATCCTAATCTGACCTATGCAAAGGAGTTAGTTGCGCGAATGGGATTGTCTAAATCACTTTCTGAACCCAATCCACCAGAATTTGGGGCAGCTGCTGATGGAGATGCAGACCGTAACATGATTCTTGGGAAAAGGTAACTTCCGGTTGTTTTTATTTGTTGAACTTAACTCCTTGCTTagaattttatcttttaaaatttaTGTTTTCCCCTTGTTCTTTTCGGTCAGATTCTTCGTGACTCCGTCTGATTCTGTTGCTATCATAGCTGCCAATGCTGTTGAAGCCATACCTTATTTTTCTGGAGGTTTAAAAGGAGTTGCCAGGTTTATCATCTTACGGATCTTAACTTTCTATTACGACGATGTCATCATTTTTGTTGCTATTGTTATTGAAGATTTCAAGAAGAATAATGAAGCTTCTTGTATTTTTGTGTATCTTTACATTTCAATGAGAAGTAGTACTTATAGGTTCCTATGACTAATTTAGGAAAGGAAATCAATTACAGCTGTTATACAAATCAATTAGAATATCCTAGAATAGAATCAAATCTCTTAAAATTAAGTTTCCTACAATGAAGCTAGTCAACAATCAAATCTTCTAAAATTAAGTTTCCTACAATCAAGCTAGTCAACACTCTCCCTCAAGTTGGTGCAAAGATGTCACACATGCCCAACATGCAAACCAAAGTATGGAAGGTTCGTCTGTTAAGACCTTTTGTAAACACATCAGCTAGTTGTTTCTCTATGATACATGAAGCAAAGTCAAGGCACTACCTGTAATCTTTTATTTTATGAAGTGTTGATCAATTTCAACATGTTTCGTTTGGTCATGTTGAACAGGATTATGAGCTATGCTGATTGCAGCCTTGTTATCACAATACGAGGAAAGTTTTCCTTTTTCAGACAATTTCAATTCTTCTAGTAGCTTTTGTAACCACAGAAGTTCACATACACCATGGGCCATAGCTCTATATTTTGCCTCGGCACTTGATCTAGCAACTACACTTTGCTTCTTGCTTCTCCAAGTAACCATTCCCTCCTACGAGTGTACAATAACTGGATGTAGATCTTCTGTCATCCAGAGATCCAGCCCAATCTGCATCTGTATAAGCTTCTACCTAGAGGTGACCATGTTTGGAGAAAAGAAGACCTTTGCCTGGAGCAGACTTTAGATACCGCAGAATGTGGAAGACAACTTGCATATGAGAATCTTTAGGATCATGCATAAACTGACTTACCAAGCTGACTGAGTAAACATATCTGGTCTAGTGTGGGAGAGATAAATGAGTCTTCCAACCAACCTCTGATATCTCTCCTTATCTACATACTCTCCAACTCTTATTTGTAACTTGTGATTGCTTTCGATAGGCGATTCTGTTGGTTTGCATCCTGTCATATCAGTTTCTTTCAAGAGATCCAAATCATACTTTTTTTGAGAAATAAAAATTCACTTTTTCGATCTGGCAACCTCAATTCCCAAGAAGTACTGCAAttttttgagatccttgatctcGAATTACTGCGCCAACAACTTCTTCAATCGAACAATCTCCTCTTTGTCATCTCCTATCATTACTATATTATCAACATAAACTATGAGAAGAGTGACTTACCGCTTTGATGTCTTATGAAGAGAGTATGATCGACATTGCTCTGTTGGTAACCAAAGGAGATAATTGCTTTGCAGAATCTGTCAAACCAAGCTCTAGGGGATTGCTTTAATCCGTACAAGACTTTCTTCAGTTTGCACACCCTTCCTTGACTCTGTTCAGTATCAAATCCAGGAGGAATCTCCATATACACttattcttccaaatctccatgaagaaaagCATTCTTCACATCAAACTGTGGTAAGTCCCAATCAAGATTGGTTgcacaagataaaataattaaatagtgTTCATTTTAGCAACTGGGGCAAATGTTTCTTAATAGTACACAACATAAATTTGAGTGAATCCCttagccaccaatcttgctttgaatCTTTTAATCGAGCCATCAGTTTTGTGTTTCACAGTGAAGACCCATCTGCAGCCAACCAACTTCTTATCGGGGGTTGATGTGACAAGCTCCCAAGTGCCATTTTTTGACAATGCCTTCATTTCTTCAATCATATCGTGCTTACATTTAGGATGTGCAAAAGCTTCCCTCCAGTTCTGGGGAATAGACACAGAAGAAATAGACAAGACAAATGCTGTATAGGACGGTGATGAAGAATTATAGGAGAAAAAACAGGATAAAGGGTGTTTAGTGGTGTAAGATCCGACTCTTTTTTTGTGAGCATTAGCTCTAGGCAAATTTAACTCATTAGGAAATATAGATTACTCACTAGTAAAAGAGGAATCGGCAGAAGAGGATTCAGCTTCAGTAGATTGTATGATGGCTTCTTCTGCTCTATTTCTCCTTATGTAAGTTATGAAATCAGGCCTTTCCAAACGCCCAACAATCTCCCCCTGAATCTTTTCTCCAATTTCACTTTCCTTTGTGGTAGTGGTATCAATAGTGGCGCTTGGGAGAATAATCTTTTCCTCCTTATAACTCTCCCTAAAGAGGTGATGGTGTAACATTGAAATAGGGCTCAGATTTTCAAAAAGTAACATCCATT
Proteins encoded in this window:
- the LOC107794375 gene encoding phosphoglucomutase, cytoplasmic; translated protein: MVAFKVTRVGTTPFDGQKPGTSGLRKKVKVFTQPHYLQNFVQATFNALGSDKVKGATLVISGDGRYFSKDAIQVITKMAAANGVRRVWVGQHGLMSTPAVSAVVRDRVGADGSKANGAFILTASHNPGGPHEDFGVKYNMENGGPAPEGVTNKIYENTTTIKEYLIAEGLPDVDISKTGVSSFEGPDGKFDVDVFDSTIDYVKLMKSIFDFLSIQKLLSSPKFGFCYDALHGVAGYYAKRIFVEELGGKESSLLNCVPKEDFGGGHPDPNLTYAKELVARMGLSKSLSEPNPPEFGAAADGDADRNMILGKRFFVTPSDSVAIIAANAVEAIPYFSGGLKGVARSMPTSAALDVVAKSLNLKFYEVPTGWKFFGNLMDAGMCSICGEESFGTGSDHIREKDGIWAVLAWLSILADKNKDNLGGEKLVSVEDIVRQHWATYGRHYYTRYDYENVDAAGAKELMAHLVKLQSSLDEVNKIIKGIHSDVSNVVHGDEFEYKDPVDSSISKHQGIRYLFEDGSRLVFRLSGTGSEGATIRVYIEQYEKDPSKIGRDSQEALAPLVEVAIKLSKMQEFTGRSAPTVIT